The segment ATTAGCTCATAATCCTCAGCCTTTTTTACATCGCTCATTACATTGGCATACTCTGTTTCCTGAAGCACTTTTAAAGCACCTTGAGCAGATTCAGCATCTATCATTCTCTCAATTTTGGCTTTATCAAGGAGTCTAGTCTCTAATACCCTTAATCTAGGTATAGCTTGAGTAAATTGCATTACATCCATCATATATCCTCCTTAACTAAATAATACCGTTGCCACTTCGTACTCCAACTCATCTTTCATAGCACTTACTAAAGCTTCAAAAGTATTATTAATTTCTATGCCATTCTTTTCTAAAATAAATCCGCCTTTAAAATTTCTAGTTTGGCTATTTAATTTAATGCTTCCTTTTTTACCTTCATTTAATAATTTCTTGTTTATGTCTTCAACAAAATTCTCTGATACAATTTCTTTGCCTTTACTGTTTAATATTAAACTTTCATCACCGCAAATATCTAAAGAAAGTATTTTTGTCTCTACATATTTTAAGAAATCTTCTTTTGGTAAATCAGCTAGTTTCTCTACAGCTTCTTCAAAAACTTTTTCAATCATTTTTTGCTTTGCTTCTAGTTTTTCATTTCTTACTTTAAGCTGAGAACTAGAAACTATTCTCTCTTTCTTAGAAATAGCCTCCATTTCAGCTTTCTCAAGCATCTCTGCTTTCTTTGTTTCAGCTTTTTGAATTCTTTCTTTTATTATTCCTTGTTCTTCATTTTTGGCATTAGCTAAGATTTCATTTTTCTTATTTTCGGATTCTTCTATTATTTTACCTACTAAATTATCTATATTAGCCATTACGCTTCACTCCAAACTATTTTACAAATAAAATCATAAATAATGATGCAACGAAACCTAAAACTGCATAAGTTTCAACCATAACAGCGTATATAATACCCTTCATTACATCATTTGGTCTCTTAGCTAAAATTTGAATTCCTGATGCTGCAACTCTACCTTGAGCTATACCTGATTTTAAACCTGCTAATGCAACTGGTAAACAAGCCATAAAGTATTTAAGTCCTAAATCAAAACCTGGTGCTTTTCCACCAAATATACCTATTTTTGTAAATAATATTAAGGCTATAACGAATCCATAAAGACCTTGTGTACCTGGAAGTGCAACTAATAAGAAAGTTTTACCAAACTTTTCAGGCTCTTCAGTCATAAGACCACAAGCAGCCTCTCCTACTGTTCCAATACCTTTTGCAGAACCTATACCTGCTAAACCTACTGCTAATGCAGCACCTAATAATGCAAAAACCATACCACCGTTATTGTTTAGAAAGAAATTTATCCATGTCATATTTTCCATTACTTAAATCCTCCTTGTTATTTTGTAATCTTTATATATTCTTCTGAAAGCTTAAATGGGGTAAATTTTTTACCTCCGCCTTCATAAAATTTCCCGAAAAACTCTAAATATTGTAATCTAGCTGCGTGAACATATGATCCCAAAGCGTTGATTACAAGATTAAATGTATGCAAGCCAACAAATAATATTGGTGCCAATACATATTTTATTGGTGCTGGGAAAAGGCTTACCATTAAATTTAAAGCATTAGCTATAAATCCTGTTGCAAGTCCTAAAGCTAAAAGTCTTGAATAAGATACTATGTCTCCTAAGTATCCTGTAATTCCATAAACTCCATAAAAGCCTCCACCAATTTTACCAGCTAAAGTAGGAGCAGTTCTTCCTTGTGTTAACAAAAGTCCTACTAGTCCAATTATTAGTAAATACTTGCCTAAACTGCCACCAACACCTACTATCATAAGAATAGCACCTATTATAGTAGCATACCATGTAAATACATCATATAAAGCATCAAGAAATTTGCCAGCCCTTATTAAAATATAAGCCTTTATTCCAAGACCAACAAATATGTGTATTACTCCAAAGGCAAGGGATAGAATAAATATCTGTGTAATTCCACCTGTAGGATCAATTAGTTTAGGTGGAGTTATACCGAAGTAACTAAATAAATCTCCAAACCATCCTCCATAAATTGCTCCCCATATCATAGTTGATATTCCGGCGAATAAAAATAGCTTAAATGATTTTCTTCTTTCCTTGTCTTTAACCTTACTCATTGCAAAAATAGATGCTAAAACCATAATTAACCCATAACCTGCATCAGATAGCATCATACCGAAAAAAATAAAATAAAATACAGATAGTATTGGTGTTGGATCAACTTCAGAATATTGAGGTAAGCTATACATTTCAACTAAGCCCTCAAAAGCAGAAGAAAATCCACCGTTAGTAAGTTTTATTGGAACATTTTCTATTTCATTTTCTTCAATTCCATTAAACTCCAAGAAATAGTCTTTTCCAACTGCTTTCTCAACTGTCTTTTGAAGTTTAGAATTATTGTTTAAAACATTCCATCCGCAAATCGTTGTTATCTTCTCTGTTCTTAAAAAATTCTTAGATGCATGACTTCTAATTACTAAATTGTTAAAATACTCAAAAGCCATTTCTAGTTCTTCTAATTTGCAACTAAAGCCTTTGATTTCTTCAATTAAGATTTTTTCTTCAGAGTTAATACTCTTAATTTTGCTACTGAAATTCTCAATTAAAGTAGATGGTTCTTCCTCATAATTTAAAGAAAGATTGCTAAAGCCGTAATTTTTAAGTAGTTCTTCAGCTTTAATAGCTTCACTTTCATGAACCATAGAAAAAATGTATATAT is part of the Haloimpatiens sp. FM7315 genome and harbors:
- a CDS encoding V-type ATP synthase subunit E; the encoded protein is MANIDNLVGKIIEESENKKNEILANAKNEEQGIIKERIQKAETKKAEMLEKAEMEAISKKERIVSSSQLKVRNEKLEAKQKMIEKVFEEAVEKLADLPKEDFLKYVETKILSLDICGDESLILNSKGKEIVSENFVEDINKKLLNEGKKGSIKLNSQTRNFKGGFILEKNGIEINNTFEALVSAMKDELEYEVATVLFS
- a CDS encoding V-type ATP synthase subunit K, with product MENMTWINFFLNNNGGMVFALLGAALAVGLAGIGSAKGIGTVGEAACGLMTEEPEKFGKTFLLVALPGTQGLYGFVIALILFTKIGIFGGKAPGFDLGLKYFMACLPVALAGLKSGIAQGRVAASGIQILAKRPNDVMKGIIYAVMVETYAVLGFVASLFMILFVK
- a CDS encoding V-type ATP synthase subunit I, translated to MAIVKMNKFTLLTFESQKAKLLEALQNFEGVQFIDLQEEQLKGETDELKELISDEVDSKCTEYEENLSKLRFALNFLQGYTPQKSGIKAFLEDKKQVSYEGLNDIMKENTWNGICDELKEKESKLSKLNNLKTKYETEIKNLELWKKFDAPFKSLKEFNRVKCFMGTLAKQYELELTTKFQEEIKCGNLEILNSQSQDIYIFSMVHESEAIKAEELLKNYGFSNLSLNYEEEPSTLIENFSSKIKSINSEEKILIEEIKGFSCKLEELEMAFEYFNNLVIRSHASKNFLRTEKITTICGWNVLNNNSKLQKTVEKAVGKDYFLEFNGIEENEIENVPIKLTNGGFSSAFEGLVEMYSLPQYSEVDPTPILSVFYFIFFGMMLSDAGYGLIMVLASIFAMSKVKDKERRKSFKLFLFAGISTMIWGAIYGGWFGDLFSYFGITPPKLIDPTGGITQIFILSLAFGVIHIFVGLGIKAYILIRAGKFLDALYDVFTWYATIIGAILMIVGVGGSLGKYLLIIGLVGLLLTQGRTAPTLAGKIGGGFYGVYGITGYLGDIVSYSRLLALGLATGFIANALNLMVSLFPAPIKYVLAPILFVGLHTFNLVINALGSYVHAARLQYLEFFGKFYEGGGKKFTPFKLSEEYIKITK